From the genome of Fragaria vesca subsp. vesca unplaced genomic scaffold, FraVesHawaii_1.0 scf0512956, whole genome shotgun sequence, one region includes:
- the LOC101307363 gene encoding major facilitator superfamily domain-containing protein 5-like: MELFYFLLFGALSAVVAALELSKRNKDRIITSSTFTLFKNNYLLVYSLMMAGDWLQGPYVYYLYSTYGFTKGDIGQLFIAGFGSSMLFGTIVGSLADKQGRKRACVTYCITYILSCFTKHFPDYKVLMLGRVLGGIATSLLFSAFESWLVAEHNKRGFEQQWLSLTFSKAIFLGNGLIAIVSGLLGNLLVDTLAFGPVAPFDAAACILAIGMAIILATWGENYGDSSDNKNLLTQFRGAAIAIACDEKIALLGAIQSLFEGSMYTFVFLWTPALSPNDEEIPHGFIFATFMLASMLGSSIASRLMASSAPRVESYMQIVFAVSAASLLCPIVTSFLIAPSNVRGGGISFSGYFQIFGFCTFEACVGIFWPSIMKMRSQYIPEEARSTIMNFFRIPLNIFVCVVLYNVNAFPITIMFGMCSIFLGTAAVLQRRLFVITEGGSHKSKSSLEWIPMEMDTEAEPLND; encoded by the exons ATGGAGTTGTTCTACTTTCTTCTGTTCGGTGCTCTCTCGGCCGTGGTGGCAGCTTTGGAGCTGAGCAAGAGGAACAAGGATCGCATTATTACCTCCTCCACTTTCACACTCTTCAAGAACAATTATCTCCTCGTTTATTCTCTCATGATGG CCGGGGATTGGTTGCAGGGTCCATATGTTTACTACCTCTACAGCACTTATGGGTTTACAAAGGGCGATATTGGACAACTCTTTATTGCTGGGTTTGGTTCGTCTATGTTGTTTGGGACAATTGTAGGGTCTCTAGCTGACAAACA GGGTCGGAAGAGGGCATGTGTTACGTACTGCATAACTTACATCCTAAGTTGCTTCACCAAGCATTTTCCTGACTACAAAGTTTTAATGTTGGGACGCGTACTAGGAGGCATTGCAACTTCTCTACTTTTTTCAGCTTTTGAGTCTTGGCTTGTTGCAGAACACAATAAG AGGGGCTTTGAACAACAATGGCTTTCACTCACATTCTCTAAGGCCATTTTTCTTGGTAACGGTCTGATTGCTATTGTATCTGGGTTATTGGGGAATCTTCTGGTAGATACTCTGGCATTCGGTCCAGTTGCTCCATTTGATGCTGCTGCCTGCATTTTGGCAATTGGCATGGCAATCATATTGGCAACATGGGGTGAAAACTATGGAGACTCATCAGATAACAAGAACTTGCTGACCCAGTTCAGGGGTGCTGCTATAGCCATTGCTTGTG ATGAGAAAATCGCTTTGCTGGGTGCCATACAGTCCTTATTTGAAGGCTCAATGTATACCTTTGTGTTTCTCTGGACTCCTGCTCTGAGCCCAAATGATGAGGAGATTCCACATGGTTTCATTTTTGCAACATTCATGCTAGCGTCAATGTTGGGGAGCTCTATTGCATCTCGATTGATGGCCAGCTCAGCCCCCAGAGTCGAGAGCTACATGCAGATTGTATTTGCAGTTTCTGCAGCATCCCTTCTGTGCCCCATTGTGACTAGT TTCTTGATTGCACCTTCCAATGTGAGAGGTGGGGGCATCTCGTTCTCAGggtattttcaaatttttggaTTCTGCACATTTGAGGCCTGTGTGGGGATATTCTGGCCATCTATCATGAAAATGAGATCACAATACATCCCAGAGGAGGCACGAAGCACCATCATGAACTTCTTTCGcattcctctcaacatttttgtgtgtgtagTGCTGTACAAT GTCAATGCATTTCCCATCACCATCATGTTCGGTATGTGCTCGATTTTCCTCGGTACGGCTGCTGTGTTGCAGAGACGGCTCTTTGTGATAACTGAGGGTGGCAGCCATAAGTCAA AATCATCACTAGAATGGATACCAATGGAGATGGACACTGAAGCGGAGCCATTAAATGACTGA